Proteins from a genomic interval of Bradysia coprophila strain Holo2 chromosome X, BU_Bcop_v1, whole genome shotgun sequence:
- the LOC119084116 gene encoding uncharacterized protein LOC119084116 — protein sequence MNSFSVVLSIILLINCCVIEGVRVPNELTHIDLMRENYLNVEANLWNVIKSGAENSYVLKQINDAHIKFFAEPLYEKEIHLTIYDPEQKILKLEIEEVNHRIATARRSHLRTNVNDMNRNQAVSFAANGITRKSSLDAIFNVTDEKDFFRYVRNKGDLESCMDSTTSRIDSTNQLIYEYYYDISAVLLKTYALLQLSYMFLTVYGHYDHTMHAQEVQFRFKIRSSKMRSHVRELLADSRTDVWMCDPDVYYKLGNTDNQITRFVQGYMDNEANLNEKNSCRKTCSHYQVAENYNCFNGTYCSHVGGEEQKKHRCLGTVLNCTFIDSHVNVCPAENGSMRRYTNLKFDDGRTLGPNVCPNIARRSTSWNRWFVHCSNCFCYCDEQGPKSDRYFSLHPVLSDTQRNKIITGVAIQKVNRVFHWRITQKVLMGNGIVYETRNAFTTFREGSFFNIGDNTARPDVDYHTLTWQNRSVNLVSAIAPQGTVLTGVRFYVQNGRLSLAIRATKFDFATGELKDVHLSEWITNTSENRTPITLDSPDVPNKSTTKSIPTFENNKYIEFRPTDIDKDAGQTTVPFIDDQIVEPRKPTLLSGVGLYYKGQPGFGGFIAPRVFTYDMGPYILPGDEELA from the exons ATGAATTCGTTCAGTGTTGTCCTGtcgataattttattaataaattgttGTGTTATCGAAGGTGTACGAGTTCCAAATGAATTGACTCATATTGATTTAATGAGAGAAAATTACTTAAATGTTGAAGCAAATCTGTGGAATGTTATTAAAAGTGGTGCCGAAAATAGTTATGTGTTGAAACAAATTAACGACGCCCATATAAAGTTCTTTGCCGAACCACTTTATGAGAAAGAGATCCATTTGACCATATACGATCcggaacaaaaaattttgaaattagaaattgaaGAGGTTAATCATCGTATAGCCACAGCGAGGAGAAGCCATTTACGAACGAACGTAAATGATATGAACAGGAATCAGGCCGTGTCATTTGCAGCAAATGGTATAACAAGAAAGTCATCCTTAGACGCTATTTTTAATGTTACCGACGAAAAGGATTTCTTTCGTTACGTTAGAAAT AAAGGAGATCTGGAATCATGCATGGACTCGACAACGTCTCGAATTGACTCAACAAATCAATTGATCTACGAATATTACTATGATATCTCGGCGGTGTTGCTAAAGACGTACGCCTTGTTACAACTGTCTTACATGTTTCTAACGGTATATGGTCACTATGATCACACAATGCACGCCCAGGAGGTGCAATTTCGGTTTAAAATTAGATCTTCGAAAATGCGAAGTCACGTACGGGAACTTTTGGCTGATTCCAGAACTGATGTGTGGATGTGCGATCCGGATGTGTATTACAAATTGG GCAACACAGACAACCAAATCACCCGATTCGTTCAGGGCTACATGGACAATGAAGCAAATTTGAATGAGAAAAATAGCTGTAGGAAAACTTGTTCGCATTATCAAGTAGCTGAAAATTACAACTGTTTCAATGGGACGTATTGCAGTCATGTCGGTGGTGAAGAGCAAAAGAAACATAGATGTTTGGGTACCGTATTAAATTGTACGTTCATAGACTCCCATGTCAACGTATGTCCGGCG GAAAATGGATCGATGCGCCGGtatacaaatttgaaattcgatGATGGACGAACTCTTGGTCCAAATGTGTGCCCGAACATAGCAAGGCGT agCACATCTTGGAACCGATGGTTTGTCCACTGCTCCAATTGCTTTTGCTACTGTGACGAACAAGGCCCAAAGTCGGACAGATACTTTAGTCTTCATCCTGTGTTGTCAGATACACAGCGAAACAA aaTTATTACAGGCGTAGCAATACAAAAAGTTAACCGAGTCTTCCACTGGCGAATAACACAGAAAGTGTTAATGGGAAATGGTATTGTGTATGAGACTCGTAACGCATTTACAACATTTAGAGAAGGATCATTTTTCAACATTGGCGATAACACTGCCAGACCTGATGTTGACTATCACACATTGACATGGCAAAATCGATCCGTAAATTTGGTATCTGCAATCGCTCCGCAAGGAACGGTTCTGACGGGAGTTCGTTTCTATGTGCAAAATGGACGACTAAGCTTGGCAATTCGTGCAACAAAGTTTGATTTTGCTACAGGCGAACTGAAAGATGTACACCTCAGTGAATGGATTACGAATACCAGTGAAAATCGTACACCAATTACTTTGGATAGTCCTGACGTTCCGAACAAGTCCACCACCAAGTCCATACCGACTTTCGAGAATAACAAATACATTGAATTCCGACCGACAGATATTGACAAAGATGCGGGACAGACTACGGTACCGTTTATTGACGACCAAATTGTCGAACCGCGAAAGCCCACTTTGCTATCGGGTGTGGGTTTGTACTACAAAGGTCAACCGGGATTTGGAGGATTTATTGCGCCACGAGTATTTACGTATGATATGGGACCGTATATTCTCCCTGGGGATGAAGAATTGGCATAA
- the LOC119084051 gene encoding uncharacterized protein LOC119084051 has translation MPKQFLFSYKTFVSSCYRNFLLSNNKVMVKIVLTFVLFTTIFERVLTQNSQDAGNVYIDVITQRFLDLESVLWKEIEQNAYREDKTPILQRVHTEFLKFYSRPFIAAETATDRVNIFNQTLIESQIFDAERTVTIVKNHILQREVDRSLDRNVIGTARSYDASLLDNIYHIAVERDYFALIKEMGNTQNCSNQYGITIASTSDILMQQYEIVAKARLKAYSIPQLYSMLLTVYNIGNKIDEASVLRKRFTDQSKMLQKRVRELMGSAKRDIWKCDMAADFYDENDNQITHLLDGYIDNEVNLNNDDDCTQTCSDYKVTKNFGCFEGTYCEKQVQPLARCRGTVVDCQFIDWDLEVCPSASNSERRFESLEYASGKTIGNPNLCHIPKTKINSWWRWFVRCSNCFCFCDEPSEKSDRYFSLQPALSDTNQNKVITGIALRKINRIFFWGITQATLLNNGQLNQTRYYYNSWKKTKEFYITDKDVVDGVDYHTLSWQNRSIFLDTLVAPPGYVLTGIRFNSVNGNLVLSIRVTRFDFKSGRLFDSFEWISNNNENRQPIELVRPAESSDKSKSQSIPYTSENRYVQFQPTDIEKDGGQTTVPFIDVQLAEPPNERPTLLSGAGIYFKGESGFGGFVAPKVVTYDFAQHIGYS, from the exons AtgccaaaacaatttttattttcctacAAGACGTTCGTCAGTTCGtgttacagaaattttttattatcgaACAATAAAGTTATGGTGAAGATCGTTTTAACATTTGTGTTGTTCACAACAATTTTCGAACGAGTTTTGACGCAGAATTCACAAGATGCAGGCAATGTGTACATAGACGTTATCACTCAACGGTTCTTAGATCTCGAATCGGTGTTGTGGAAAGAAATCGAACAGAATGCGTATCGAGAAGATAAAACTCCGATTTTGCAAAGGGTTCACACAGAATTCCTAAAGTTCTACTCGAGACCGTTCATAGCAGCCGAAACGGCGACGGATAGGgttaacattttcaatcagACATTGATCGAATCGCAAATATTCGATGCGGAACGGACCGTAACGATTGTAAAGAATCACATTTTGCAACGCGAAGTGGACCGTTCGTTAGACCGAAATGTTATTGGCACGGCACGTTCATATGACGCATCACTGTTGGACAATATTTATCACATTGCTGTGGAAAGGGACTATTTTGCGCTGATAAAAGAG ATGGGCAATACTCAAAATTGTTCCAATCAATATGGAATAACCATCGCGTCCACTTCGGATATATTAATGCAGCAATATGAAATTGTGGCGAAAGCTAGGTTGAAAGCATATAGCATACCGCAGTTATATTCCATGCTTTTAACAGTTTACAACATTG GAAATAAGATAGACGAAGCAAGTGTTTTACGAAAGCGTTTTACAGACCAATCAAAAATGCTACAAAAACGAGTTCGAGAATTAATGGGCTCAGCAAAGAGAGATATATGGAAGTGTGATATGGCGGCTGATTTTTATG ACGAAAACGACAATCAAATAACTCACTTATTGGACGGATACATTGACAACGAGGTAAATTTGAACAACGATGATGATTGCACACAAACATGTTCCGACTATAAAGTTACGAAAAATTTTGGATGCTTCGAAGGAACTTACTGTGAAAAGCAAGTTCAACCATTGGCTAGATGCCGCGGAACGGTCGTTGATTGTCAATTCATTGATTGGGATTTGGAAGTTTGTCCATCG GCGTCGAATTCGGAACGACGTTTCGAAAGTTTGGAATACGCATCGGGCAAGACAATTGGAAATCCGAATTTGTGTCATATaccaaaaacgaaaataaattcatggTGGCGCTGGTTCGTTCGTTGTTCAAattgtttctgtttttgtgACGAGCCGAGCGAGAAATCAGATCGCTATTTTAGTTTACAGCCAGCACTATCCGACACAAATCAGAACAA GGTGATAACAGGCATAGCTCTACGTAAAATCaatcgaattttcttttgggGTATAACGCAAGCAACACTCTTAAACAACGGACAGTTGAACCAAACGAGATACTATTACAATTCATGGAAAAAAACCAAAGAATTCTATATAACTGATAAGGACGTAGTTGATGGGGTTGATTACCACACATTGTCGTGGCAAAACCGTTCTATCTTTTTAGACACACTTGTTGCACCCCCGGGATACGTTCTAACCGGAATTCGTTTTAATTCCGTAAACGGCAATCTAGTGCTGTCAATACGAGTCACACGTTTCGACTTCAAATCCGGACGCTTATTCGACAGTTTCGAATGGATTTCGAATAATAATGAGAATAGGCAACCCATTGAACTGGTCCGACCTGCCGAATCGTCAGACAAATCGAAGAGCCAATCGATCCCATACACATCAGAGAATCGATACGTTCAATTTCAACCGACTGACATCGAAAAAGATGGTGGACAGACAACAGTGCCATTTATTGATGTTCAGTTGGCGGAACCACCAAATGAACGACCTACATTGCTGTCTGGAGCGGGTATTTATTTTAAGGGTGAATCGGGCTTCGGTGGTTTTGTTGCGCCGAAAGTGGTAACCTATGATTTTGCTCAACACATTGGGTACAGTTAG
- the LOC119084101 gene encoding uncharacterized protein LOC119084101 isoform X2 gives MDTVDDYTLSSAAIRSQFKDHYKTIQSLATDSMLTAERRYWVCDGIYPQYFAQVTNFVQDYFENEVNLNKEGSCYNSCSDYTLTKDYGCYDGSLCHLSGEKGRCKGAISSCKYIESPLHICADEEKSHRYYNVKKQSGEQIGQSECENILKVSSWNRWFVECSFCRCSCFNDDSHKYFSLQPVLSDKILNKIVTGVALEKHNQTFYWKIAQATLLRRGEVQSEIDNWVPVKEFNLTDVHDGYDYHTLSWQNRSIALDSLMVPSGSVITGIRFKTYMGRLHFEIQATKFDFVSGKLYDSFEWISSKLNRHRDYINLDDNDLPEKSEQLSQPMWKQNLLVEFQSTDATKDLSQSTIPYVDTQLVEPSHPAPLAGIGLYYKGIDGFGGYIAPYVVPYNYFGHINDTLK, from the exons ATGGATACAGTAG ACGACTATACACTTTCTTCAGCAGCCATTAGAAGTCAATTTAAAGATCACTATAAAACCATTCAGTCCTTAGCCACTGATTCGATGTTAACAGCGGAAAGAAGATATTGGGTGTGTGACGGAATATATCCTcaatatttcg CTCAGGTTACCAATTTTGTACAAgactattttgaaaatgaggtCAACCTCAACAAAGAGGGAAGTTGCTACAACTCATGTTCTGATTACACATTGACGAAGGACTATGGATGCTATGACGGCTCACTTTGCCATCTTTCTGGTGAAAAGGGACGGTGTAAAGGAGCTATCAGTTCTTGCAAGTACATTGAATCTCCATTGCATATTTGTGCT gATGAGGAGAAAAGTCATCGATATTACAATGTGAAAAAGCAATCTGGTGAACAGATTGGTCAAAGcgaatgtgaaaatattttaaaa GTTTCCTCCTGGAACAGATGGTTTGTTGAGTGCAGCTTTTGTCGGTGTTCGTGTTTCAATGATGACTCCCACAAATATTTCAGCCTTCAACCAGTATTATCAGACAAAATCCTAAATAA AATCGTGACGGGTGTTGCACTGGAAAAACACAATCAAACTTTCTATTGGAAAATCGCCCAAGCAACTTTGCTCCGAAGGGGCGAAGTTCAAAGCGAAATCGATAACTGGGTCCCGgttaaagaatttaatttgaccGACGTTCACGATGGCTATGATTATCATACGCTCTCGTGGCAAAATCGTTCAATTGCCCTCGACTCACTAATGGTTCCCAGCGGTTCTGTAATAACAGGCATTCGATTCAAAACTTACATGGGTCGTCTCCACTTTGAAATACAAGcaacgaaatttgattttgtttccgGTAAATTGTATGACAGTTTCGAATggatttcatcaaaattgaaCAGGCATCGTGACTACATCAATTTGGACGACAACGATTTGCCCGAGAAAAGTGAACAACTTTCACAACCCATGTGGAAGCAGAATTTATTGGTCGAATTTCAATCAACCGACGCGACGAAAGACTTGTCACAAAGCACAATTCCATATGTAGACACGCAATTAGTGGAACCATCTCATCCGGCTCCATTGGCTGGTATTGGATTATATTATAAGGGTATTGATGGATTTGGCGGTTACATTGCACCGTATGTAGTTCCGTATAATTATTTCGGTCACATTAATGAcacgttaaaataa
- the LOC119084127 gene encoding uncharacterized protein LOC119084127 — MLAVSTSTAGESINGVKDVSCLVSLEHFNIIFSIGVEYMHAVLLGVTKRCLNYFCNPNNNSKTYYIPPKSRALLNARLLAIKPTSNITRKPRSLDQRKNFKASEFRSLLLYYLPVCLPGLVSNEYVHHIRILSAAVYKLLKADIPYKEVDQAENYLLQFVKDHQQLFGKENMVMVIHLLKHLSNSVRQLGPLWCHSAFSFERNNGCLLKLVNGTTDVLDQMSSKYTLSKSVPRIFKQKKFCRGKPVIIVETHLELQCIESLERFDLSNKSISAFKRIKLDNVIYTSLLYTRPKKTIDYFIGLKDGVSIGMVKFYFELNHKMCVLIEQFEVVDYIYHIEKVIKSNKLILAPVENIAKKFIFMKVGLNQYIVTPPNPYENE; from the exons ATGTTAGCGGTATCGACGTCTACTGCTGGCGAATCTATCAACGGtgtgaaag ATGTATCGTGTCTAGTCAGTTTGGAGCATTTCAATATCATCTTTAGCATAGGAGTGGAGTATATGCATGCAGTTCTGCTTGGAGTTACAAAACGTTGTTTGAATTACTTCTGCAACCCAAACAACAACTCCAAAACATATTATATTCCACCGAAGAGTCGAGCATTACTAAATGCGAGACTTTTGGCTATCAAACCGACGAGCAATATTACTCGCAAACCGCGATCCCTCgaccaaagaaaaaattttaaggcCAGTGAGTTTCGATCGCTGTTGTTGTATTATCTACCAGTATGCTTACCCGGTCTCGTATCAAATGAGTACGTTCATCACATACGCATTTTATCAGCAGCAGTTTACAAATTACTGAAAGCCGACATCCCGTACAAGGAAGTGGATCAGGCGGAAAATTATTTGCTCCAATTCGTGAAAGATCATCAACAGTTATTTGGCAAGGAAAATATGGTGATGGTCATTCACTTGCTGAAACACTTGTCGAACAGCGTCCGACAATTGGGACCTTTATGGTGCCATTCTGCTTTTTCGTTTGAGCGAAATAATGGATGTTTGCTGAAGCTGGTGAACGGAACGACTGATGTGCTTGATCAGATGTCGAGCAAGTATActttatcaaaatcggttccgagaattttcaagcaaaaaaaattttgtcgtgGAAAGCCGGTTATCATCGTGGAGACACATTTGGAACTCCAATGTATCGAATCATTGGAACGTTTCGATTTATCAAACAAGTCAATCAGTGCATTCAAACGAATCAAGCTAGACAACGTAATCTATACTAGTTTGTTGTACACACGGCCGAAAAAGACAATCGACTATTTCATTGGACTGAAAGATGGAGTGAGCATTGGaatggtaaaattttattttgaactgAATCACAAAATGTGTGTGTTGATCGAACAATTCGAAGTCGTGGACTATATTTACCACATCGAAAAAGTTATCAAGTCTAACAAACTTATTTTGGCACCCGTAGAGAACATTgcgaaaaaattcattttcatgaaAGTTGGTCTCAATCAGTATATTGTTACGCCTCCGAATCCTTATGAAAACGAGTAA
- the LOC119084101 gene encoding uncharacterized protein LOC119084101 isoform X1 produces the protein MLLITHVILILICVNYRKVTCERNHTVASVYVDDITSTYVDIEEKLWFLIGLKNQSDMVLNIHREHLFFFQNSFSIDRPRTESYKANIEKRFGWQVQGLNSEIDFVKNFALHDSIDEISADDTVQMATTYVGYSNLMATIYNRTVEANLFGQIDKILSGENCSRSKPMESAQLLIFNYYTDVATYLLKSYCLVQLSYMILTLYGYNDYTLSSAAIRSQFKDHYKTIQSLATDSMLTAERRYWVCDGIYPQYFAQVTNFVQDYFENEVNLNKEGSCYNSCSDYTLTKDYGCYDGSLCHLSGEKGRCKGAISSCKYIESPLHICADEEKSHRYYNVKKQSGEQIGQSECENILKVSSWNRWFVECSFCRCSCFNDDSHKYFSLQPVLSDKILNKIVTGVALEKHNQTFYWKIAQATLLRRGEVQSEIDNWVPVKEFNLTDVHDGYDYHTLSWQNRSIALDSLMVPSGSVITGIRFKTYMGRLHFEIQATKFDFVSGKLYDSFEWISSKLNRHRDYINLDDNDLPEKSEQLSQPMWKQNLLVEFQSTDATKDLSQSTIPYVDTQLVEPSHPAPLAGIGLYYKGIDGFGGYIAPYVVPYNYFGHINDTLK, from the exons ATGTTGTTGATAACTCACGTAATTTTAATCTTAATTTGTGTTAATTATCGGAAAGTAACGTGTGAAAGGAATCACACTGTCGCTAGTGTTTATGTTGATGATATAACTAGCACGTACGTCGATATTGAGGAAAAATTATGGTTTCTCATTGGATTGAAGAATCAAAGTGACATGGTGCTGAACATACACAgggaacatttgttttttttccaaaattcattttcaattgacAGACCACGAACGGAAAGCTACAaagcaaatattgaaaaacGTTTCGGCTGGCAGGTTCAAGGTTTAAATTCGGAAATTGactttgttaaaaattttgctTTACACGATTCAATCGATGAGATTTCTGCGGATGATACAGTGCAAATGGCTACGACTTATGTTGGATATTCGAATCTTATGGCCACCATTTACAATCGCACTGTGGAAGCAAACCTTTTCGGGCAAATCGACAAG ATACTGTCAGGAGAAAATTGTTCTAGATCGAAGCCAATGGAGTCGGCACaattattgattttcaattattacACTGATGTTGCAACCTATTTACTGAAATCGTACTGTTTGGTTCAGCTGTCTTACATGATTTTAACACTGTATGGATACA ACGACTATACACTTTCTTCAGCAGCCATTAGAAGTCAATTTAAAGATCACTATAAAACCATTCAGTCCTTAGCCACTGATTCGATGTTAACAGCGGAAAGAAGATATTGGGTGTGTGACGGAATATATCCTcaatatttcg CTCAGGTTACCAATTTTGTACAAgactattttgaaaatgaggtCAACCTCAACAAAGAGGGAAGTTGCTACAACTCATGTTCTGATTACACATTGACGAAGGACTATGGATGCTATGACGGCTCACTTTGCCATCTTTCTGGTGAAAAGGGACGGTGTAAAGGAGCTATCAGTTCTTGCAAGTACATTGAATCTCCATTGCATATTTGTGCT gATGAGGAGAAAAGTCATCGATATTACAATGTGAAAAAGCAATCTGGTGAACAGATTGGTCAAAGcgaatgtgaaaatattttaaaa GTTTCCTCCTGGAACAGATGGTTTGTTGAGTGCAGCTTTTGTCGGTGTTCGTGTTTCAATGATGACTCCCACAAATATTTCAGCCTTCAACCAGTATTATCAGACAAAATCCTAAATAA AATCGTGACGGGTGTTGCACTGGAAAAACACAATCAAACTTTCTATTGGAAAATCGCCCAAGCAACTTTGCTCCGAAGGGGCGAAGTTCAAAGCGAAATCGATAACTGGGTCCCGgttaaagaatttaatttgaccGACGTTCACGATGGCTATGATTATCATACGCTCTCGTGGCAAAATCGTTCAATTGCCCTCGACTCACTAATGGTTCCCAGCGGTTCTGTAATAACAGGCATTCGATTCAAAACTTACATGGGTCGTCTCCACTTTGAAATACAAGcaacgaaatttgattttgtttccgGTAAATTGTATGACAGTTTCGAATggatttcatcaaaattgaaCAGGCATCGTGACTACATCAATTTGGACGACAACGATTTGCCCGAGAAAAGTGAACAACTTTCACAACCCATGTGGAAGCAGAATTTATTGGTCGAATTTCAATCAACCGACGCGACGAAAGACTTGTCACAAAGCACAATTCCATATGTAGACACGCAATTAGTGGAACCATCTCATCCGGCTCCATTGGCTGGTATTGGATTATATTATAAGGGTATTGATGGATTTGGCGGTTACATTGCACCGTATGTAGTTCCGTATAATTATTTCGGTCACATTAATGAcacgttaaaataa
- the LOC119085667 gene encoding uncharacterized protein LOC119085667, whose product MNSISALLESAVESVDLKDFRFGNVKSKDNDECHVVQNCDVDRSCFIDKIMNHYLRHNLSLICLEDLMKLLNDNRETCDRFPTSKDTILKMFGEQRDLFHMFNFIKCEKCHCMNKVCSDVTISSCARCNTALKTTETNFFVVIPIEQQIRKSVKDNWSHICEFEASYNKNNQSYSDARDGKILKDINEQYAESDINILSLCLNLDGANKYKSNTLSVWPIQLIQNYLPPNIRFLPHNIIVSGLYYHQKKPDCYEYMLPLINELNELSQRKITLNIGGEEFVFKPIITHCSVDLPAKSLLQATKQFGGYESCAYCDIVGELIR is encoded by the exons atgaattctATCAGCGCATTGTTGGAATCTGCCGTAGAATCTGTTGATTTAAAAGACTTTCGTTTTG GCAATGTGAAATCGAAAGACAATGATGAATGCCACGTTGTGCAAAATTGTGACGTAGACAGGAGTTGTTTCATAGATAAAATTATGAACCACTACTTGAGACACAATCTCAGCTTAATTTGCCTGGAAGACCTAATGAAGTTACTTAATGATAATCGAGAAACCTGTGACCGATTTCCAACGTCAAAGGATACAATACTGAAAATGTTCGGAGAGCAACGTGATTTGTTTCATATGTTCAACttcataaaatgtgaaaagtgTCATTGCATGAACAAAGTCTGTTCAGATGTCACAATATCTAGTTGTGCGCGATGTAATACAGCGCTAAAAACTActgaaacaaacttttttgttgtgattCCGATCGAACAACAAATTAGAAAAAGTGTAAAAGACAACTGGTCGCATATATGTGAATTCGAAGCAAGCtacaataaaaacaatcaatCGTATTCGGATGCGCGCGATGgcaaaatattgaaagatATCAACGAACAGTATGCTGAGTctgatataaatattttatctttaTGTTTGAACCTGGATGGAGCAAACAAATATAAATCAAACACGCTGTCTGTATGGCCAATTCAATTGATCCAGAACTACTTGCCACCAAATATCCGATTCCTTCCGCACAACATCATTGTGAGTGGGCTATACTACCATCAAAAAAAACCGGATTGTTACGAATACATGCTTCCACTcataaatgaattgaacgaattaAGCCAACGGAAAATCACATTGAATATTGGCGGTGAAGAATTCGTATTTAAGCCGATTATTACACATTGCTCGGTCGATTTACCTGCCAAAAGTTTGCTTCAAGCGACGAAACAATTTGGGGGCTACGAAAGCTGTGCATACTGCGATATTGTTGGGGAATTGATT AGATGA